From a single Vitis vinifera cultivar Pinot Noir 40024 chromosome 18, ASM3070453v1 genomic region:
- the LOC100256459 gene encoding protein CUP-SHAPED COTYLEDON 3, translating into MLAMEEVLCELSREDINEQGLPPGFRFHPTDEELITFYLASKVFNGSFCGVEIAEVDLNRCEPWELPDVAKMGEREWYFFSLRDRKYPTGLRTNRATGAGYWKATGKDREVHSASSGALLGMKKTLVFYKGRAPRGEKTKWVMHEYRLDGDFSYRHTCKEEWVICRIFHKTGEKKNPMFQGQAYLLGSSAAAAVATSSLPALLESQTTLLESQSHPTMQGGISSSFLVHHHHDQESNELKALINPVLSQSPLAFPINSGFQSCSFSTTPTTNIPNTNNINSTTGNNNPSTSILFKSLLSHQECSLKEQTTIPKQCKTEANFSHFQLPDANMHWVDRMNSNLHQNPLFFEMDYCSGGVLGFTAATATGGGGGGGGASAAATSAAVASAAETVHEMSTSIAFNRAGFQMMVDFPIRVPGGESWPLDP; encoded by the exons ATGTTGGCTATGGAGGAAGTTCTGTGTGAGCTGAGCAGAGAGGACATAAATGAGCAAGGTTTGCCTCCTGGGTTTAGGTTCCACCCCACTGATGAAGAACTGATAACCTTTTATCTGGCTTCGAAGGTGTTTAATGGGAGTTTCTGTGGTGTGGAGATTGCTGAGGTTGACCTCAACAGATGCGAGCCTTGGGAGCTTCCAG ATGTAGCAAAGATGGGAGAAAGAGAGTGGTATTTCTTCAGTTTAAGGGACAGAAAGTACCCAACAGGGTTGAGAACAAACAGGGCAACTGGAGCTGGGTATTGGAAAGCAACAGGAAAAGATAGAGAAGTGCACAGCGCCTCAAGCGGAGCCTTACTTGGGATGAAGAAAACCCTAGTTTTCTACAAGGGAAGAGCACCCAGAGGCGAGAAAACCAAGTGGGTTATGCACGAGTACCGCCTCGACGGTGACTTCTCCTACCGCCACACGTGCAAG GAGGAATGGGTGATTTGCAGAATATTTCACAAAACTGGGGAGAAGAAGAACCCGATGTTCCAAGGGCAGGCGTATCTGCTGGGGAGttcagcagcagcagcagtaGCCACTAGTTCGTTGCCTGCGTTGCTGGAAAGCCAAACAACACTGTTGGAGAGTCAATCTCACCCCACAATGCAAGGTGGTATCTCAAGCTCTTTTCTGGTTCATCACCACCATGACCAAGAAAGCAATGAGCTGAAGGCCCTGATAAACCCAGTTTTGTCCCAGTCTCCTTTGGCGTTTCCAATAAATAGTGGGTTCCAGAGCTGCTCCTTTTCAACAACTCCCACCACCAACATCCCAAACACGAACAACATTAATAGCACCACCGGCAACAACAACCCATCAACATCCATCCTCTTCAAGTCCCTCCTCTCACATCAGGAATGCAGTTTGAAGGAACAGACCACTATTCCGAAACAGTGCAAGACAGAGGCCAACTTTTCCCATTTCCAACTACCTGATGCTAACATGCACTGGGTGGACAGGATGAACTCGAACCTGCATCAAAATCCCTTGTTTTTTGAGATGGATTATTGTAGCGGTGGTGTATTGGGGTTCACAGCAGCAACTGCtactggtggtggtggtggtggtggtggtgcttCTGCTGCTGCTACTTCCGCTGCTGTTGCTTCTGCTGCAGAAACTGTTCATGAGATGTCCACTTCAATTGCTTTCAACAGGGCCGGCTTTCAGATGATGGTAGATTTTCCCATCAGAGTCCCCGGAGGAGAATCTTGGCCATTGGATCCTTGA